A single window of Flagellimonas maritima DNA harbors:
- a CDS encoding OmpA/MotB family protein, which produces MKKVFLGTFAMAILLSSCVSQKKYADLEAKHKETQDLLNSATVKLNDCLEEKATASSKLKTLDDQNAFLKANNQELINNMGNLTTLTTKGAENLEKSLESLQEKDLTIRKLQDAVTRRDSVNLSLVQSLKGVLGNLDDDDIEISVEKGVVFVSISDKLLFSSGSYNVTSAAKEVLGKVAKVVNNKPDFEFLVEGHTDNVPFSRGVLVDNWDLSAKRATSIVRILQNEFNVDPKRMTAAGRSYYMPLVANDNATDRAKNRRTRIVVLPKIDQFYSMIEEGMKDPAIGGSGN; this is translated from the coding sequence ATGAAAAAAGTCTTTTTAGGAACATTTGCAATGGCCATTTTATTGTCATCATGCGTATCACAGAAAAAATATGCCGACCTTGAGGCGAAGCATAAAGAAACCCAAGATTTGTTGAACTCTGCAACAGTAAAGCTCAATGATTGCTTGGAGGAAAAAGCAACTGCATCCTCAAAATTGAAAACTCTTGATGATCAAAATGCTTTCTTGAAGGCCAATAATCAAGAATTGATCAACAATATGGGCAATTTAACTACCCTGACTACGAAAGGTGCTGAAAATCTTGAAAAGTCTCTGGAAAGTCTTCAGGAGAAAGATTTGACCATTAGAAAATTACAAGATGCGGTTACGAGAAGAGATTCCGTAAATCTATCATTAGTACAAAGTTTAAAAGGAGTTTTGGGCAATTTGGATGACGATGATATAGAGATAAGCGTTGAAAAAGGTGTAGTTTTCGTGTCGATATCCGATAAACTATTGTTCAGCAGTGGTAGCTACAATGTAACTTCTGCGGCTAAAGAAGTATTGGGCAAAGTTGCGAAAGTTGTAAATAACAAGCCTGATTTTGAATTCTTGGTAGAAGGACACACGGATAATGTACCTTTTTCAAGAGGTGTCTTAGTTGATAACTGGGACTTGAGTGCAAAACGTGCTACTTCAATAGTTCGTATCCTACAAAACGAATTCAATGTTGATCCCAAGCGTATGACCGCTGCCGGAAGAAGCTACTACATGCCATTGGTTGCCAATGATAATGCAACTGATAGAGCTAAGAACAGAAGAACCAGAATAGTTGTACTTCCTAAAATTGATCAATTTTACAGTATGATCGAAGAAGGTATGAAAGACCCTGCTATCGGCGGTTCTGGAAACTAG
- a CDS encoding type I restriction enzyme HsdR N-terminal domain-containing protein codes for MQALNFPNYKLRIKSSENSYHIFDVIRKKFVLLQPEEWVRQHVIHFLITTKKYPKSLVNVEKLLMVNNLKKRYDVVVYEPNGNIQILVECKAPNINISQSTFNQIAQYNYTTRANYLMVTNGLYHYYCEMDFNNEKYNFLKEIPDFSR; via the coding sequence ATGCAAGCTTTAAACTTTCCCAACTACAAGTTGCGAATCAAAAGTAGCGAAAATAGCTACCATATTTTTGATGTGATTCGTAAAAAGTTTGTACTGTTGCAACCAGAGGAATGGGTGCGCCAGCATGTTATCCATTTTTTGATAACCACAAAAAAGTATCCAAAAAGCCTTGTTAACGTTGAAAAGCTATTAATGGTGAATAATTTAAAAAAACGCTATGATGTAGTGGTCTATGAACCCAATGGAAACATCCAGATTTTAGTTGAATGCAAAGCTCCCAATATAAACATAAGTCAAAGTACTTTTAATCAAATAGCCCAATACAATTATACTACAAGAGCAAATTACCTTATGGTTACCAATGGTTTGTATCATTATTATTGTGAAATGGACTTTAATAATGAAAAATATAACTTTTTAAAGGAAATTCCTGATTTTAGCCGTTAA
- a CDS encoding FMN-binding glutamate synthase family protein, with protein sequence MENFLNYLAGIPWWAWILIFLVLVAIRDIFFQRAHTINHNYPIVGHLRYWLESIGPEMRQYFVANNREELPFNRIERSWIYASAKKENNYEGFGTEKDIYKHQHIFVKNAMIGYEVPENHPNKENPYFLPSAKVIGAHNNRRKPYRPASVINISAMSFGSLSAAAVEAMNKGVLKSNAYHNTGEGGLSPYHKKGGDVVFHFGTGYFGVRSEDGNFSMEKMKALVTDNPCIKAIEIKLSQGAKPGKGGVLPGAKISSEIADIRGVEVGKDVLSPATHKAFSSIPELLYLIEAIANETGLPVGIKAAIGKLDQWKQLAELMVQSGKGPDFISIDGGEGGTGAAPPSFADHVSLPWVYGFTSVYKIFKDSGLSERIVFIGSGKLGFPAKAAMAFAMGVDCINVAREAMMSIGCIQAQVCHTNRCPAGVATQSKWLQKGIDVPLKSDRLAQYFKTFRKEFLEITHAAGYEHPCQFTMEDIQVNVDDDYLSSDLKTVYGYEKEKVAFNGMKGLYNCSYLGGQRILEKTS encoded by the coding sequence ATGGAAAACTTTTTGAACTATTTAGCTGGGATTCCTTGGTGGGCTTGGATTCTTATATTTCTGGTATTGGTAGCCATAAGAGACATTTTTTTTCAAAGAGCACATACCATAAACCATAATTACCCCATTGTTGGGCATCTTAGGTACTGGTTGGAAAGTATTGGACCGGAGATGCGCCAGTATTTCGTTGCCAATAACAGGGAAGAATTACCTTTTAATCGTATAGAGCGCAGTTGGATTTATGCTTCGGCAAAGAAAGAAAATAATTATGAAGGGTTTGGAACGGAAAAGGACATTTATAAACATCAACATATCTTTGTTAAAAATGCGATGATCGGGTACGAGGTTCCTGAAAATCATCCCAACAAAGAAAATCCCTATTTTTTACCTTCTGCCAAGGTAATCGGAGCTCATAACAATCGGAGAAAGCCATACCGTCCTGCTTCTGTTATCAATATTTCTGCAATGAGCTTTGGTTCTTTATCTGCCGCTGCAGTTGAAGCTATGAACAAAGGTGTTTTAAAGAGCAATGCATATCACAACACGGGCGAGGGCGGATTATCTCCTTATCATAAAAAAGGTGGTGATGTAGTGTTTCATTTTGGAACAGGATATTTTGGTGTCCGTTCCGAAGATGGCAACTTTTCCATGGAGAAAATGAAAGCATTGGTAACTGATAATCCATGTATAAAAGCAATAGAGATAAAACTATCGCAAGGTGCAAAGCCAGGTAAGGGCGGGGTCCTGCCTGGAGCAAAAATCTCTTCTGAAATAGCAGATATACGCGGTGTAGAAGTTGGTAAGGATGTCCTATCCCCAGCCACACATAAAGCTTTCAGTTCCATACCGGAATTATTGTATCTTATAGAAGCCATAGCTAACGAGACGGGGCTGCCCGTAGGGATAAAAGCAGCGATAGGAAAATTGGACCAATGGAAGCAATTGGCGGAATTAATGGTACAATCTGGAAAAGGCCCGGATTTTATTTCTATTGATGGCGGAGAAGGCGGAACCGGTGCAGCGCCACCAAGTTTTGCAGACCACGTTTCCCTACCCTGGGTATACGGATTTACATCAGTATATAAAATTTTTAAAGATAGCGGATTATCAGAACGTATTGTTTTCATAGGAAGCGGTAAACTGGGTTTTCCGGCCAAAGCAGCAATGGCTTTCGCCATGGGAGTGGATTGTATAAATGTAGCACGGGAAGCCATGATGAGCATCGGATGCATTCAAGCACAGGTTTGTCATACCAATCGGTGCCCTGCGGGAGTGGCAACGCAAAGCAAATGGTTGCAAAAAGGAATAGATGTTCCATTGAAATCGGATAGGTTGGCGCAATACTTTAAAACGTTTAGAAAAGAGTTTTTGGAAATCACCCATGCCGCAGGTTATGAACATCCATGTCAGTTTACCATGGAGGATATCCAGGTCAATGTTGATGATGATTATCTAAGCAGTGATTTGAAAACTGTCTATGGTTACGAAAAAGAGAAAGTTGCTTTTAATGGGATGAAAGGACTTTATAATTGTTCTTATCTGGGAGGACAGCGGATTTTGGAAAAAACATCCTAA
- a CDS encoding DsrE family protein, with translation MKYNIFPLFIILSFCYIGNSQEKQAGPIIEDFGKVWPIENPDFKTNTNMDYKVVFDVMNSPESHTEINRTIETAARFLNMHAQAGVPPEQLKVTLVVHNKASKDIIQNDAYKKRYGVVNPNYEMVKSLMDTGVEVVFCGQSSKSRDFPKEELIPNVKVALSAMTVLIQLQNEGYQLIKF, from the coding sequence ATGAAGTACAATATTTTTCCTCTATTTATAATATTGTCGTTCTGTTACATCGGGAATTCACAGGAAAAACAGGCAGGACCTATAATCGAAGATTTTGGTAAAGTATGGCCCATTGAAAATCCCGACTTCAAAACCAATACCAACATGGATTATAAAGTGGTTTTTGATGTAATGAACAGCCCCGAATCACATACGGAGATTAACAGAACCATTGAGACAGCAGCCCGTTTTCTAAATATGCACGCACAGGCGGGTGTACCCCCTGAACAACTTAAAGTAACCTTGGTAGTTCACAATAAAGCCTCAAAAGATATTATTCAGAATGATGCTTACAAAAAAAGGTATGGTGTGGTCAATCCAAATTATGAAATGGTCAAAAGTTTAATGGATACAGGAGTCGAAGTGGTTTTTTGTGGGCAGTCTTCAAAATCACGTGATTTTCCAAAAGAAGAACTCATTCCAAATGTAAAAGTAGCCCTTTCAGCGATGACCGTACTTATCCAGTTACAAAATGAAGGATATCAACTTATAAAATTTTAA
- a CDS encoding ATP-dependent helicase: protein MNTFLDELNDAQRAPVLHKDGPLMVIAGAGSGKTRVLTYRIAHLMEQGVDSFNILALTFTNKAAKEMKKRIATIVGNSEAKNLWMGTFHSVFAKLLRFDGDKLGYPSNFTIYDTQDSQRLIASIIKEMGLDKDIYKYKQIQNRISSYKNSLITVKAYFQNPELVEADAMAKRPRLGEIYQNYVDRCFKAGAMDFDDLLLRTNELLTRFPEVLMKYQDRFRYILVDEYQDTNHSQYLIVKALSDRYQNICVVGDDAQSIYSFRGANISNILNFQRDYDDVAVYRLEQNYRSTKNIVNAANSIIAKNKNQLEKVVWTSNGEGQLIKIHRSVTDAEEGRYVAASIFESRMQQQMQNGEFAVLYRTNSQSRAIEDALRKRDIPYRIYGGLSFYQRKEIKDVLAYLRIIINPKDEEALKRIINFPARGIGQTTIDKLVVAANHYGRSIFEVLEHLDKLNLNINSGTKRKLEDFVTMVKSFQIMNEGADAFTLAEHVAKKTGLLLEFKKDGTPEGIAKMENIEELLNGIKDFVEGQKELADATGALSEFLEDVALATDMDKDVGDDDRVALMTIHLAKGLEFPHVYIVGMEEDLFPSAMSMNTRSELEEERRLFYVALTRAEKQAVLTYTQNRYRWGKLIDAEPSRFLEEIDEEFVENLTPINDGYRYKSMIDTNIFGEVDKSKLRQIKPRNGIPPTVHKPNENQLRKLRKLKPELSAPANNTNIVDSNLAEGSMVNHTRFGKGKVLKIEGAGNDKKAEIQFERGDVKKLLLRFAKLEVL, encoded by the coding sequence TTGAATACTTTTTTGGATGAATTGAACGATGCACAGCGCGCTCCTGTATTGCACAAAGATGGCCCCTTAATGGTCATTGCGGGAGCGGGATCGGGGAAAACCCGTGTATTGACCTATAGGATAGCACATTTGATGGAGCAGGGGGTGGATTCATTCAATATTCTTGCGTTGACCTTTACCAATAAGGCTGCCAAAGAGATGAAAAAGCGTATCGCCACTATTGTTGGGAATTCAGAAGCTAAAAATCTATGGATGGGCACTTTCCATTCGGTCTTTGCCAAGTTATTGCGCTTTGATGGAGATAAACTTGGGTACCCCAGTAACTTTACCATTTACGATACGCAGGATTCACAACGCCTTATTGCATCCATTATCAAAGAAATGGGTCTGGATAAGGATATTTATAAGTACAAGCAAATACAGAACAGAATATCCTCTTATAAAAATAGCTTGATTACCGTGAAGGCCTATTTCCAGAATCCAGAACTTGTGGAAGCGGATGCCATGGCAAAAAGACCAAGACTTGGGGAAATTTATCAAAACTATGTTGATCGTTGTTTTAAGGCAGGGGCTATGGATTTTGATGATTTATTGTTGCGCACCAATGAATTGTTGACACGCTTTCCAGAAGTGCTGATGAAATACCAAGACAGGTTTCGATATATCCTTGTAGATGAGTACCAAGATACCAACCACTCACAATATTTGATTGTCAAAGCACTTTCGGACCGCTACCAAAATATTTGTGTGGTAGGTGATGATGCCCAAAGTATTTATTCCTTTAGGGGAGCCAACATTAGCAACATCCTTAATTTTCAAAGGGATTATGATGATGTGGCGGTATATCGATTGGAACAAAACTATCGTTCCACAAAGAATATCGTTAATGCGGCGAATTCTATCATTGCAAAGAACAAAAACCAATTGGAAAAAGTGGTCTGGACTTCCAATGGTGAAGGACAACTTATAAAAATCCATCGTAGTGTCACTGATGCGGAAGAAGGAAGGTATGTGGCCGCTTCTATCTTTGAGAGCAGGATGCAACAACAAATGCAGAATGGTGAGTTTGCCGTTCTGTATAGAACAAATTCACAGTCGAGAGCTATTGAGGATGCGTTGCGAAAGCGTGATATTCCATATAGAATCTACGGTGGCCTGTCCTTTTATCAGCGTAAGGAAATCAAGGATGTACTTGCATATTTGAGGATAATTATCAATCCAAAGGATGAGGAAGCACTGAAGCGAATCATTAATTTCCCTGCAAGAGGTATAGGACAAACAACGATTGATAAACTTGTGGTTGCTGCAAATCATTATGGGCGTTCCATTTTTGAAGTTTTAGAGCATTTGGACAAACTCAATTTAAACATCAATAGTGGAACTAAAAGAAAGCTTGAAGATTTTGTGACAATGGTCAAAAGCTTCCAGATTATGAACGAGGGAGCCGATGCGTTTACATTGGCGGAACATGTTGCGAAGAAAACAGGGCTTTTGTTGGAGTTCAAAAAGGATGGCACTCCAGAGGGCATTGCCAAAATGGAAAACATTGAAGAACTTTTGAACGGAATAAAGGATTTTGTTGAGGGACAGAAAGAATTGGCAGATGCCACGGGCGCATTGTCAGAATTCTTGGAAGATGTTGCCCTTGCTACGGATATGGACAAGGATGTAGGTGATGATGACCGAGTTGCCCTCATGACAATTCACTTGGCAAAAGGATTGGAATTTCCACATGTATATATTGTGGGAATGGAAGAGGACTTGTTTCCTTCTGCAATGAGCATGAATACGAGAAGCGAATTGGAAGAGGAACGCCGCTTGTTCTATGTGGCATTGACTAGGGCAGAAAAGCAGGCGGTTCTTACGTATACGCAAAACCGATATCGTTGGGGAAAACTAATTGATGCAGAACCCAGTAGATTTCTGGAAGAGATTGATGAGGAGTTTGTTGAAAATCTTACGCCCATAAATGATGGCTATCGTTACAAATCCATGATTGACACCAATATTTTTGGTGAAGTGGACAAGAGCAAACTACGCCAGATCAAGCCCAGAAATGGAATACCTCCGACTGTGCATAAACCCAACGAGAATCAATTGCGAAAGCTTAGAAAATTAAAGCCGGAGCTATCAGCCCCAGCAAATAATACCAATATCGTTGATTCTAATCTAGCTGAAGGTTCTATGGTGAACCATACACGTTTTGGTAAAGGAAAGGTGCTAAAAATAGAAGGTGCAGGGAACGATAAAAAGGCCGAAATCCAATTTGAGAGGGGTGATGTCAAAAAATTATTGCTCAGATTTGCCAAACTTGAGGTATTATAA
- a CDS encoding L-threonylcarbamoyladenylate synthase, producing MAELIKLFEENPNPRQVEKIGNVLRKGGLVIYPTDTVYGLGCDITNSRALEKIARIKGVKLAKANWSFVCADLSNLSDYVKQIDTSTFKILKRALPGPYTFILPGNNNLPKDFKKKRTVGIRVPDNAIIKALVNELGNPIVSTSIRDDDDILEYTTDPELIFEKWENLVDIVIDGGYGGNIASSVIDLSGGYPEIIREGKGSLDIF from the coding sequence ATGGCAGAACTAATAAAGCTTTTTGAAGAAAACCCCAATCCAAGACAAGTGGAGAAAATTGGAAATGTACTTAGAAAAGGGGGGCTTGTTATTTATCCAACAGATACCGTTTATGGTTTGGGGTGTGACATTACAAACTCTAGGGCACTGGAAAAGATTGCCAGAATCAAGGGCGTGAAGCTGGCAAAAGCGAATTGGTCTTTTGTTTGTGCAGATTTGAGTAATCTATCAGATTATGTGAAACAGATAGACACATCAACTTTTAAAATACTAAAGAGAGCTCTGCCCGGTCCGTATACTTTTATATTGCCGGGCAATAACAACCTTCCAAAAGACTTTAAAAAAAAGAGAACTGTTGGCATACGGGTACCGGACAATGCAATTATAAAAGCTTTAGTCAATGAACTGGGAAACCCTATTGTCTCGACTTCTATTCGTGATGATGATGATATTTTGGAATATACGACCGACCCAGAGCTTATTTTTGAAAAATGGGAAAATCTCGTGGACATCGTTATTGATGGAGGATATGGAGGTAACATTGCCTCTTCTGTTATAGATTTATCTGGAGGATATCCTGAAATAATCAGGGAAGGGAAAGGGAGTTTGGATATTTTTTAA
- the holA gene encoding DNA polymerase III subunit delta — MDKVKDIVSAINNGIPKPIYFLMGDEPYYIDKISKYISDNVLTEDEKGFNQMVLYGRDTSVDDIVANAKRFPMMAQHQVVIVKEAQHLSRSIENLVSYVENPQTTTVLVVCYKYKKLDKRKKLYKSIQKNGELFESKKLYENQVSEWIRRTLSGKKYKISPKACMLLVEFLGTDLSKISNEFDKLTIVVPSNIEITPTLIEKHIGISKDFNNFELKKAIGEKDVGKATQIINYFSQNPKDNPFVVTVTLLNTFFTQLLQYHGLKDHSPGNVSKVLGVNPYFVNEFTVAAKNYPMKKVSSIISGLRRLDLKGKGVGAGKIDQADLLKELLVQII, encoded by the coding sequence ATGGATAAGGTAAAGGATATTGTATCGGCTATTAATAATGGTATTCCTAAGCCTATTTATTTTTTAATGGGCGATGAACCATATTATATAGATAAAATTTCAAAATATATCTCTGATAACGTACTGACCGAAGATGAGAAAGGATTTAACCAAATGGTACTTTACGGTCGTGATACAAGTGTGGACGATATTGTAGCCAATGCGAAACGTTTTCCCATGATGGCCCAACATCAAGTGGTAATTGTAAAGGAGGCCCAACACCTTTCACGTAGTATTGAAAATTTGGTCAGTTATGTTGAAAATCCTCAAACTACTACCGTCTTGGTAGTCTGTTATAAATACAAGAAGCTGGACAAAAGAAAAAAGCTTTATAAATCGATTCAAAAGAACGGGGAACTTTTTGAAAGCAAGAAGCTTTACGAAAATCAAGTTTCTGAATGGATCAGAAGAACGCTTAGTGGGAAGAAGTATAAAATTTCCCCAAAAGCGTGCATGTTACTTGTAGAGTTTTTGGGGACCGATTTGAGTAAAATCAGTAACGAATTTGATAAGCTCACCATAGTTGTACCTTCCAATATTGAGATAACCCCCACCTTAATAGAAAAGCATATAGGTATCAGTAAGGATTTCAACAATTTTGAGCTTAAAAAAGCCATTGGCGAGAAAGACGTTGGCAAAGCAACACAAATTATCAACTATTTTTCACAAAATCCAAAGGACAATCCGTTCGTAGTTACAGTAACGCTCTTAAACACCTTTTTTACGCAACTATTACAATATCATGGACTTAAAGACCACTCGCCAGGCAATGTTTCAAAAGTATTGGGAGTAAATCCGTATTTTGTAAATGAATTTACGGTTGCAGCAAAAAATTATCCAATGAAAAAAGTCAGTAGCATAATTTCTGGACTACGTAGACTCGATTTAAAGGGAAAGGGAGTAGGAGCCGGTAAAATTGACCAAGCTGATTTATTAAAGGAACTACTCGTGCAAATTATTTAG
- a CDS encoding amidohydrolase, translating to MQRIFTLVFLLMGISIWGQSTDLEKEYTAIEDKVIEWRRDIHQNPELSNREFKTAEKIAKHLKSLGIEVQTGVAKTGVVGLLKGDQDGKVVALRADIDALPVTERNDLPYKSTVKSEFLGKSVGVMHACGHDTHVAILMGVAEILSKHKDKIKGTVKFIFQPAEEGPPPGEEGGALLMVKEGVLTSPDVDAIFGLHINSQTPVGTVKYKPGGSMASAQRFVINVKGKQTHGSQPWGGVDPILISAKIIDGLQTIISRETELINEAAVISVGKITSGVRSNIIPESAEMIGTIRTLDYEMQKFINKRMEEMVPAIAKVYGGDATIDIQTSTAITYNDLDLTAKMAPTLEKVAGKDNVSIHKAITGAEDFSYFQEKVPGFYFFLGGMTPGNTESYPHHTPDFKIDDSGLLLGVRTMTQLALDYLNM from the coding sequence ATGCAAAGAATTTTTACCCTCGTATTTTTACTAATGGGAATCTCCATTTGGGGACAAAGTACCGATCTGGAGAAAGAGTATACCGCAATTGAAGATAAGGTCATTGAATGGAGACGGGACATACATCAAAACCCCGAACTCAGCAATCGTGAATTTAAAACTGCTGAGAAAATCGCAAAACATTTAAAATCTTTGGGAATAGAAGTCCAGACAGGTGTTGCAAAAACAGGTGTTGTTGGGCTGCTCAAGGGGGATCAAGATGGAAAGGTCGTGGCACTTAGAGCGGATATTGATGCATTGCCCGTTACTGAACGAAACGATTTGCCATACAAATCAACAGTGAAATCAGAGTTTTTAGGTAAAAGTGTAGGGGTCATGCATGCCTGCGGACATGACACCCACGTCGCCATTTTAATGGGAGTTGCTGAAATTTTGTCCAAACACAAGGATAAAATCAAGGGTACCGTAAAATTTATCTTTCAACCTGCAGAAGAAGGACCGCCACCCGGTGAAGAAGGTGGTGCATTGCTAATGGTAAAGGAAGGTGTATTGACCAGTCCTGATGTTGACGCAATATTTGGACTTCACATAAACTCCCAAACTCCTGTAGGAACCGTAAAATACAAACCTGGAGGAAGCATGGCTTCCGCGCAACGTTTTGTGATCAATGTAAAAGGGAAACAGACCCATGGTTCGCAACCCTGGGGCGGTGTAGATCCTATATTGATCAGCGCAAAAATTATTGATGGTCTACAGACCATTATCAGCAGGGAAACCGAATTGATCAATGAAGCTGCAGTTATCTCGGTTGGTAAAATTACCAGCGGTGTTCGCTCCAATATCATTCCTGAAAGTGCCGAGATGATAGGAACCATAAGAACTTTGGATTATGAAATGCAAAAGTTTATCAATAAACGTATGGAAGAAATGGTTCCTGCCATAGCAAAGGTTTACGGCGGAGATGCTACTATCGATATTCAAACTTCAACAGCCATAACCTATAATGATTTGGATTTGACGGCTAAAATGGCTCCGACCCTGGAAAAAGTTGCAGGGAAGGATAATGTTTCCATACACAAAGCAATTACAGGAGCAGAAGATTTTAGTTATTTTCAAGAAAAGGTTCCAGGCTTCTATTTCTTTTTGGGCGGTATGACCCCGGGAAATACAGAATCCTATCCACATCATACCCCTGATTTTAAAATTGATGACAGCGGATTGCTTTTAGGGGTGAGGACAATGACACAGTTGGCATTGGATTATCTTAACATGTAA
- a CDS encoding glycosyltransferase family 2 protein, with protein sequence MKVAVVILNWNGEALLKRFLPSVTTHSKGADIYVVDNASTDGSIAFLKENYPTVNLVQNSFNGGFAKGYNDGLKDIKADIFCLLNSDVEVTPNWLNPILNTFNEIPDAAIIQPKILDLNRKEYFEYAGAAGGFLDMLGYPFCRGRIFQALEKDEGQYDDIREVFWATGACMFIKKEAFDSLNGFDEDYFAHQEEIDLCWRAKNTGLKVYYVGLSHVYHLGGSTLKNMNPKKTFLNFRNSLYSITKNLPRKRAFPIIMARLVLDGVAALRFIFQFKLDHCLAVLKAHISFYRNFNRFYTKREKANFILKYYSTTSIVWSHFVHQIKNFNILVKD encoded by the coding sequence TTGAAAGTTGCGGTAGTCATACTAAATTGGAATGGAGAAGCTTTGCTCAAAAGGTTTCTACCTTCTGTTACCACCCATTCAAAAGGGGCGGATATTTATGTGGTTGACAATGCCAGTACCGATGGTTCCATTGCTTTTTTAAAAGAAAACTATCCTACTGTAAACCTGGTCCAAAACAGCTTTAACGGTGGATTCGCAAAAGGCTACAATGATGGGTTAAAAGATATTAAAGCTGATATCTTCTGTCTTTTGAATTCTGATGTTGAGGTCACCCCCAATTGGTTGAACCCTATCTTAAACACATTCAACGAAATTCCGGATGCAGCTATTATCCAGCCAAAGATATTGGACCTGAACAGAAAAGAATATTTTGAGTACGCCGGAGCGGCCGGTGGCTTTTTGGATATGCTCGGTTACCCATTCTGCCGTGGGAGAATATTTCAAGCATTGGAAAAAGATGAAGGACAGTATGACGATATAAGGGAGGTATTTTGGGCCACAGGTGCCTGTATGTTCATTAAAAAAGAAGCTTTTGATTCCCTTAATGGATTTGACGAGGATTATTTTGCCCACCAAGAAGAGATAGACCTCTGTTGGAGAGCAAAAAATACAGGCCTAAAAGTTTATTACGTAGGTCTAAGCCATGTTTATCACTTAGGGGGATCGACTTTAAAAAATATGAACCCAAAAAAGACCTTCCTGAATTTTAGGAATTCGTTGTATTCCATAACAAAAAACCTCCCCAGAAAAAGAGCATTTCCTATAATAATGGCGAGATTGGTTTTGGATGGGGTAGCTGCCCTACGTTTTATTTTTCAATTTAAACTAGATCATTGCCTAGCCGTTTTAAAGGCACATATAAGTTTCTATCGAAATTTCAATAGGTTTTATACTAAACGGGAAAAAGCTAATTTTATATTAAAGTACTATTCCACGACATCCATAGTCTGGTCCCATTTCGTACATCAAATAAAGAATTTTAACATTTTAGTAAAAGATTAA
- a CDS encoding DoxX family protein — protein sequence MKNNLLIHLGLALLRIAPSAFMLTHGLPKFQKLISGNTEFPDPLGIGKTPSLFLTVIGEFICPILIIVGFKTRWASIPSAITMLVAALVVHGADPFEKKELALLYAIVFIVIFLLGPGKYSIDRK from the coding sequence ATGAAAAACAACCTTTTGATTCATTTAGGTCTTGCGCTATTAAGAATTGCACCCTCAGCTTTTATGTTGACCCACGGTCTTCCAAAATTTCAAAAACTTATTTCTGGAAACACTGAATTTCCAGACCCCTTGGGCATAGGAAAGACCCCTTCCCTATTTTTAACGGTTATTGGTGAATTTATTTGTCCAATACTTATTATTGTAGGTTTCAAAACACGCTGGGCTTCAATTCCCTCTGCCATTACAATGTTGGTCGCTGCTTTGGTCGTCCACGGAGCCGATCCGTTTGAAAAGAAAGAATTGGCATTGTTATATGCAATCGTCTTTATTGTAATTTTTCTTTTGGGGCCTGGTAAATATAGTATAGACAGGAAATAA